One window of Dermacentor albipictus isolate Rhodes 1998 colony chromosome 9, USDA_Dalb.pri_finalv2, whole genome shotgun sequence genomic DNA carries:
- the LOC135921386 gene encoding uncharacterized protein, which produces MAAVNRRWQGTCLSSPPSSSGESSTASQEGSPVDSRPASPRGSHSYDTLNTSPARHPSPPPGWCRSPGVVSPTHSVPEFLCAGGTGGGASPVSRWALASAAMPATGPARAKSPFWVTSVDSACGQQQSKQHIQLAAAGAGEAQQMERDRDSVTTDDHDVTDSSLVM; this is translated from the exons ATGGCCG CAGTAAACCGACGTTGGCAGGGTACCTGTCTGTCCTCTCCGCCCTCTTCGTCGGGCGAGAGCTCGACGGCTTCCCAGGAGGGCAGCCCCGTTGACTCGAGGCCCGCTTCACCGCGAGGCTCCCACTCTTACGACA CGCTGAACACGAGCCCGGCACGACACCCGAGCCCTCCGCCGGGATGGTGCCGCAGCCCCGGAGTCGTGTCTCCCACCCACAGTGTCCCCGAGTTCCTCTGCGCCGGAGGCACCG GTGGCGGGGCTTCGCCGGTGTCCCGCTGGGCGCTCGCGTCGGCCGCCATGCCGGCCACAGGACCTGCGCGGGCCAAGAGCCCGTTCTGGGTGACGTCGGTCGACAGTGCGTGCGGGCAGCAGCAGTCCAAGCAGCACATCCAGCTGGCCGCCGCAGGAGCCGGCGAGGCGCAGCAGATGGAGC GTGACCGGGATAGCGTCACCACAGATGATCACGACGTCACAG aTTCCAG CCTCGTCATGTGA